The Salminus brasiliensis chromosome 8, fSalBra1.hap2, whole genome shotgun sequence genome has a window encoding:
- the LOC140561327 gene encoding interleukin-1 receptor type 1: protein MSVQYLTLLGCVALWAFGAGALSYNETAWLDFCKDYRVAFERVFTVPKEAAMLNCHLINKHAFDVPNTPYNVTWYDQRTGLEITGEEDGTIIKGASLWFLNSTMEHQGKYLCVVRTPEKCYKQAIVLQVSQPNSRECGRPQTAPQLLKMSVNDNLACPLRDYAEAVDRFSIQWYKGCELLQEGPTFGFMDKNLLLLIRDVSHNEAGLYTCRMTFVLGGVISEVAETIECVISEAVVWRPHMIEPTNEDINIAPGSQFKKQCRVFVHGKDTDHGVTVLWVLNNSFVSQNTLDRIHQTPQNETYVENGFWLESALLFSSVLQDDFNQNFTCVAFNYRESIFSYFRLQPANPDLLLPIGLLLTMLALLLMTGVFLYRAFKVELTLAFRTHCPFFYESTDGDGKVYDAYVVYPRFQGDTSSEAVEIFTLKMLPQVLEGRFGYRLFILGRDSLPGHAVVDVVEDTLSRCRQLLLLYTRTSLCRPEGVEWFERQAGMHRALVEGSLKVVLLELEEVTNPLSLPESVRLLREKQGAVEAWEKKRRWRCWPMCSNQRRTEKDSDLEKPLTFFTLPSRFWREVRYHMPVRGKAKPHSKRNLLLNV, encoded by the exons ATGAGTGTTCAATACCTTACTCTGCTGGGCTGTGTTGCTCTGTGGGCATTTGGAGCTGGTGCATTGTCATATAATGAAACTGCATGGCTAG ATTTCTGCAAAGACTATCGTGTGGCATTTGAGCGTGTATTCACAGTGCCAAAAGAGGCTGCAATGCTGAACTGCCATTTGATAAATAAACATGCCTTTGATGTTCCAAACACCCCCTATAACGTCACATGGTACGACCAGAGAACTGGCCTGGAGATCACAGGAGAAGAAGATGGTACCATAATAAAGGGGGCATCGCTTTGGTTCCTCAACAGCACCATGGAACACCAGGGAAAGTACTTGTGTGTTGTCAG AACTCCTGAGAAGTGCTACAAACAGGCCATTGTTCTACAAGTGAGCCAGCCAAACTCCAGAGAGTGTGGTAGACCGCAGACGGCACCACAGCTGCTGAAAATGTCCGTGAATGACAATCTGGCATGTCCTTTAAGAGATTACGCTGAAGCAGTGGACAGGTTTTCTATCCAGTGGTACAAG GGCTGTGAGCTGCTTCAAGAAGGCCCTACGTTTGGCTTTATGGACAAAAACCTCTTGCTGCTTATCCGTGATGTATCACACAACGAGGCTGGACTCTATACCTGCAGAATGACATTTGTCCTCGGTGGGGTCATCAGCGAAGTTGCAGAGACGATCGAGTGTGTAATAAGTG AGGCAGTGGTATGGAGACCTCACATGATTGAGCCAACTAATGAGGACATTAATATCGCACCTG GTTCTCAGTTTAAGAAGCAATGTCGTGTTTTTGTACATGGCAAAGACACCGACCATGGGGTTACCGTGCTGTGGGTGTTAAATAATAGCTTTGTCTCCCAAAATACCTTAGACCGCATCCACCAGACTCCTCAGAA TGAAACTTATGTGGAAAATGGCTTTTGGCTGGAGAGCGCCTTGCTGTTTTCTTCAGTATTGCAAGATGATTTCAACCAAAACTTCACCTGTGTGGCCTTCAATTATCGAGAAAGCATTTTCAGCTATTTCAGACTCCAGCCAGCAA ATCCAGATCTGCTCTTGCCAATTGGACTTCTTCTGACCATGCTGGCCCTGCTGTTAATGACGGGAGTTTTTCTGTACAGAGCGTTTAAGGTGGAGCTCACGCTGGCTTTCAGGACCCATTGTCCTTTCTTTTACGAAAGCACAG ATGGTGATGGAAAGGTGTATGATGCATACGTTGTGTACCCGCGATTCCAAGGGGATACCTCCAGTGAAGCAGTTGAGATTTTCACCTTAAAGATGCTGCCACAAGTTCTGGAGGGACGCTTTGGCTACAGACTTTTCATTTTGGGTCGGGATAGTCTACCTGGACATG CTGTGGTGGACGTGGTGGAGGACACTCTTAGCCGCTGCCGTCAGCTGCTTCTTTTGTACACAAGAACGTCACTCTGCAGGCCAGAAGGGGTGGAGTGGTTTGAGAGGCAGGCGGGCATGCACCGGGCACTTGTAGAGGGCTCCCTCAAGGTGGTGTTACTGGAGCTGGAAGAGGTCACCAACCCTTTGAGCCTCCCAGAGTCGGTCCGTCTGCTCCGCGAGAAGCAGGGGGCTGTGGAGGCCTGGGAGAAGAAAAGGAGGTGGAGGTGCTGGCCAATGTGCTCTAACcagagaaggacagagaaagacagtgaCTTAGAGAAGCCGCTCACTTTTTTCACCTTGCCCAGTCGTTTCTGGAGAGAGGTGCGCTACCACATGCCAGTGAGGGGCAAAGCTAAGCCTCACTCAAAGAGAAACTTGCTTCTGAATGTGTGA